One part of the Rutidosis leptorrhynchoides isolate AG116_Rl617_1_P2 chromosome 1, CSIRO_AGI_Rlap_v1, whole genome shotgun sequence genome encodes these proteins:
- the LOC139897926 gene encoding uncharacterized protein, producing MSNIPTSPFTPKASNNQSQSKQSFFADNKHIRYQPINQGIWVKIDHNKQNSPSKNPNPNYNNQQNPTHLVRPKSGLNHHSTRLNSSYNQLYNNFKIRESATNLINRYGKPFPDANNSKTNQLPKPIDKSRITSYLFHNFPEHWCSTDLWDVFKKYGNIHEVYIPRKTLKNGRKFGFVRFLDVPDYHKDSLARRLSLIVAGDNLLKVYKARDPEGKKQAPQPNNAKSGSRNNVKVAFNSPVDERNFKEVVLNKQATNYGIPSIKVNSNDDLIQILGQAVIAKVKDLEFLEYFNEICESENLGGFTIKYLGGHDLMLIFEEPNPALDLINNSEHPLWKWLEDINPWDPEIYKTSGRLVYVNIFGVPITCWLESTFIDIAKNWGEVIETFNCSITNENNQDLSHGSVIIKTNNFSPINGQVIINPGDVNQSKAYIIEVQNFSMFNTYGDIDNSSNWDDEILSDDHISDEESHLDCENRVEGNAEKTTRNNNHDPTPPHQTSSNSSKRMDTRPFNNNADNQSLQSPSISKPINHFDTTNPHTHNPSNPETVLNNTSSTKETSPSNETDPIEPPPIPDFNTARPYNTTSYQPKPKTIPLESTVITQPITTNTPPSPPREDTLAIPQPNTVINGPSNHVNDTPATPSHISGKSNMDSSPQHILTNDLCSPIVTQEHADSVPETLPHHTTNDTPCTTPLNPQSNSPLNFMPAPNATQQTNSDPFNLEPLLYTGKEISKKRKISSTIAKPIIKSKNTSQNPDFKRPRSNMLYIKHLARSGQKLRISQLAKRCKSSSNGGGSTSYFSKGSHMDMVHNKKTKKTGSTSSKSLDTFEFGKSIGIRRNNP from the coding sequence ATGTCAAACATACCGACATCCCCTTTTACACCAAAAGCATCGAACAACCAATCCCAGTCGAAACAATCTTTCTTTGCTGATAACAAGCATATCCGATATCAGCCTATCAATCAGGGTATTTGGGTTAAAATTGATCATAATAAGCAAAACTCACCTtcaaaaaaccctaaccctaattacaATAACCAGCAGAATCCAACCCACCTTGTCCGACCCAAATCTGGTCTCAATCATCACTCGACAAGGTTAAACTCATCCTACAATCAATTATACAACAACTTCAAAATACGGGAATCAGCCACCAACCTTATCAATCGTTATGGCAAGCCTTTTCCAGATGCGAATAATTCTAAAACAAATCAATTGCCAAAACCGATCGACAAGTCTAGAATTACTTCATACCTCTTCCACAACTTTCCCGAACACTGGTGTTCAACGGACTTATGGGATGTTTTCAAAAAATATGGCAATATCCACGAGGTTTACATCCCCAGGAAGACCTTAAAAAACGGAAGGAAGTTTGGTTTTGTTAGATTCTTAGACGTTCCAGATTACCACAAAGATTCTCTTGCGAGGAGACTAAGTCTCATTGTTGCGGGTGACAATTTACTCAAAGTATACAAGGCCCGTGATCCCGAAGGAAAGAAACAAGCTCCACAGCCTAACAATGCAAAATCGGGTTCTAGGAACAATGTTAAGGTTGCATTTAACTCACCTGTAGACGAAAGGAATTTCAAAGAAGTGGTCCTAAACAAGCAGGCTACAAACTACGGCATCCCCTCGATTAAGGTAAATTCTAATGATGATCTTATCCAAATACTTGGTCAAGCGGTTATTGCCAAAGTTAAAGATCTTGAATTCCTTGAATATTTTAATGAAATATGTGAAAGTGAAAACCTTGGTGGGTTTACTATCAAATACCTGGGCGGGCATGATCTAATGCTTATATTTGAGGAACCCAACCCGGCCCTAGACTTGATTAACAATTCGGAACACCCATTATGGAAATGGCTTGAAGATATAAACCCATGGGATCCCGAAATTTACAAAACCTCTGGTAGACTTGTTTATGTTAACATATTCGGGGTACCTATTACTTGTTGGTTAGAATCCACATTCATTGACATAGCAAAAAATTGGGGCGAGGTAATTGAAACGTTTAACTGCTCTATAACCAATGAGAACAACCAAGATTTATCGCATGGCTCGGTAATTATCAAAACAAACAATTTCTCACCGATAAACGGCCAAGTTATTATCAACCCCGGTGACGTCAATCAATCTAAGGCTTACATCATTGAAGTTCAAAACTTTTCTATGTTTAACACTTATGGTGATATCGATAATTCGTCGAATTGGGATGATGAAATTCTTTCGGACGATCACATTTCTGACGAAGAGTCCCACTTGGATTGTGAAAATCGAGTTGAAGGAAACGCTGAAAAGACCACCCGTAACAACAACCACGATCCCACGCCTCCTCACCAAACCTCCTCTAATTCCTCTAAACGAATGGATACTCGTCCCTTTAATAATAATGCCGATAACCAATCTCTCCAATCTCCTAGCATATCGAAACCCATCAACCACTTTGACACCACAAACCCTCACACCCATAATCCTTCCAATCCCGAAACTGTTTTAAATAATACTAGCTCTACAAAAGAAACTAGCCCATCGAATGAAACTGATCCAATTGAACCACCTCCTATTCCTGATTTTAATACAGCAAGGCCATATAATACCACCTCATATCAACCAAAACCAAAAACCATCCCTTTGGAGTCCACTGTAATCACGCAGCCCATTACCACCAATACCCCCCCAAGCCCACCAAGAGAGGATACCCTTGCAATCCCGCAGCCCAACACTGTTATTAACGGCCCATCGAATCATGTAAATGATACCCCTGCTACACCTAGCCACATCTCGGGTAAATCTAATATGGACAGCTCACCTCAACACATTCTAACAAATGATTTATGCTCACCAATAGTGACACAAGAACATGCAGATTCTGTTCCCGAAACCCTCCCTCACCATACCACAAACGACACCCCCTGTACTACCCCTTTAAACCCTCAATCCAACTCTCCATTAAATTTTATGCCTGCCCCTAACGCTACACAACAAACAAATTCTGATCCTTTCAACCTCGAACCTTTACTTTATACGGGTAAAGAAATTTCTAAAAAGAGAAAAATTTCTAGCACCATCGCCAAACCTATCATTAAGTCAAAAAACACCTCTCAAAACCCAGATTTTAAAAGACCTAGATCCAATATGCTTTACATCAAACATCTAGCTAGAAGTGGCCAAAAGCTTAGAATCTCTCAACTGGCTAAACGTTGTAAGTCCTCGTCTAACGGTGGTGGTAGCACATCCTACTTCTCGAAGGGATCTCATATGGACATGGTACATAACAAAAAGACTAAAAAGACAGGTTCTACCTCTAGCAAAAGCTTGGATACGTTCGAATTCGGGAAAAGCATCGGGATTCGTCGCAACAACCCATGA
- the LOC139886213 gene encoding bZIP transcription factor 44-like, giving the protein MASSSGTTTSSGGLDEMDQRKKRRMVSNRESARRSRMRKQKHLDDLMTQLSQLRDDNNRVMSSISMTTQHYINVEAENSVLRAQVNELSHRLQSLNEINEFMKQPIDIGTGFIDEFGDEFVNNSLSYGYVCQPILASTDMRMY; this is encoded by the coding sequence ATGGCTTCTTCTAGTGGCACAACAACATCATCCGGTGGGTTAGATGAAATGGATCAAAGGAAAAAAAGAAGAATGGTATCGAACAGAGAATCAGCAAGGAGATCAAGAATGAGAAAACAAAAGCATCTAGATGATCTCATGACGCAACTGAGTCAACTCAGAGATGATAACAACCGAGTCATGTCAAGCATTAGCATGACGACACAACATTATATAAATGTGGAAGCTGAAAACTCTGTTTTAAGAGCTCAAGTGAATGAACTCAGTCACAGGTTGCAGTCTCTTAATGAGATCAATGAGTTTATGAAACAACCGATCGATATCGGAACTGGATTTATTGACGAATTCGGTGACGAATTTGTGAACAACTCACTGAGTTATGGTTACGTTTGTCAACCTATTTTGGCTTCAACTGATATGAGGATGTACTGA